A DNA window from Salvelinus fontinalis isolate EN_2023a chromosome 28, ASM2944872v1, whole genome shotgun sequence contains the following coding sequences:
- the lztr1 gene encoding leucine-zipper-like transcriptional regulator 1 isoform X1: MTNSVSANSSSNCISIIPGWVAFDLEGTVLLWTAKRRLVGCDGYVTMSCKSTKVAPSVDFDHSCSDSVEYLTLNFGPFETVHRWRRLPPCDEFVGARRSKHTVVAYRDAIYVFGGDNGKNMLNDLLRFDVKDCSWCRAFTTGTPPAPRYHHSAVVYGSSMFVFGGYTGDIYSNSNLKNKNDLFEYKFATGQWTEWKVEGSLPVARSAHGATVYSDKLWIFAGYDGNARLNDMWTISLQDREHACWEEIEQSGEIPPSCCNFPVAVCRDKMFVFSGQSGAKITNNLFQFEFKGHMWTRIPTEHLLRGSPPPPQRRYGHTMVAFDRHLYVFGGAADNTLPNELHSYDVDSQTWEVIQPSLDSEDPLGNEMTSSQGSILMPSGRLFHAAAVIQDAMYIFGGTVDNNVRSGEMYRFQFSCYPKCTLHEDYGKLFENRQFCDVEFILGEREERVLGHIAIVTARCQWLRKKILQARDRRRQRIKQQENSEEGGEEGAGAGGARDIPGGTRTSGNQPMLEVHIREAEAQPFEVLMQFLYTDKIQYPRRGHVQDVLLIMDVYKLALSFKLSRLEQLCVQYIEASVDLQNVLSVCEQANKLQLDQLKEHCLNFVVKETHFNQVIMTKEFEHLSTPLIVEIVRRKQQPPPRVYSDQPVDIGTSLVQDMKAYLEGGGLDFCDIVLLLDGHPRPAHKAILAARSSYFEAMFRSFMPEDGQVNISIGEMVPSKQAFESMLRYIYYGDVNMPPEDSLYLFAAPYYYGFSNNRLQAYCKQNLEMNVTVENVLQILEAADKTQAWDMKKHCLHIIVHQFIKVSKLPNLRSLSQLLLLDIIESLASHISDKQCAEMGSDI; this comes from the exons ATGACAAACAGTGTATCTGCAAATTCATCTAGTAACTGTATCAGCATAATCCCAGGGTGGGTGGCTTTTGACCTAGAGGGCACGGTCTTGCTATGGACAGCTAAGAGGAGATTGGTCGGATGTGATGGTTATGTAACAATGTCTTGTAAATCCACCAAAGTTGCACCAAGTGTTGATTTCGATCATAGCTGCTCGGACAGTGTGGAATATTTGACACTTAATTTCGGCCCATTCGAGACTGTCCATCGCTGGAGAAGGCTCCCACCGTGTGATGAGTTTGTCGGTGCCAG ACGCAGCAAGCACACTGTTGTGGCATACAGGGATGCCATATATGTATTCGGGGGAGATAATGG GAAAAACATGCTGAATGACTTGTTGCGCTTCGATGTGAAGGACTGCTCATGGTGCCG AGCCTTTACCACTGGCACGCCACCTGCACCCAGGTATCACCATTCTGCCGTGGTGTATGGCAGCAGCATGTTTGTGTTTG GGGGCTACACTGGCGATATCTACTCAAACTCCAATCTTAAAAACAAAAATGACCTTTTTGAGTACAAGTTTGCAACAGGACAGTGGACGGAGTGGAAAGTGGAGGGCAG TTTGCCTGTGGCCAGGTCAGCACATGGTGCCACAGTGTACAGTGATAAGCTATGGATATTTGCTGGCTACGATGGAAATGCCAG GTTAAATGACATGTGGACCATCAGTCTTCAGGACCGAGAGCATGCTTGTTGGGAGGAG ATTGAACAGAGCGGTGAGATCCCTCCCTCCTGCTGCAACTTCCCTGTAGCCGTGTGCAGGGACAAGATGTTTGTGTTCTCCGGCCAGAGTGGTGCCAAGATCACCAACAACCTCTTCCAGTTTGAGTTCAAGGGCCACAT GTGGACACGCATCCCGACTGAACACCTGCTGCGGGGCTCTCCCCCGCCCCCCCAGAGGCGCTATGGCCACACCATGGTGGCCTTCGACCGTCACCTGTACGTGTTTGGAGGCGCGGCCGACAACACGCTGCCCAACGAGCTGCACTCCTACGACGTGGACTCCCAGACCTGGGAGGTGATCCAGCCCAGCCTGGACAGCGAG GATCCCCTTGGAAACGAGATGACCTCATCTCAAGGGTCAATCCTG atgCCCAGTGGAAGACTTTTCCATGCGGCCGCTGTGATCCAGGATGCCATGTACATCTTTGGGGGAACGGTGGACAATAATGTGCGCAGCGGGGAGATGTACAGATTCCAG TTTTCTTGCTACCCAAAGTGCACGCTCCACGAGGACTATGGCAAGCTGTTTGAGAACCGTCAGTTTTGCGATGTGGAGTTCATCCTGGGAGAG agggaggagagagtccttggtCATATTGCCATCGTGACTGCAAGATGCCAGTGGCTGAGAAAGAAGATCCTGCAGGCCCGGGATAGACGGAGACAG AGGATTAAACAACAGGAGAACAGTGAGGAGGGGGGCGAGGAGGGGGCGGGGGCCGGAGGTGCCAGGGATATCCCAGGGGGCACCAGGACTTCGGGGAACCAACCCATGCTGGAGGTGCACATCAGAGAGGCCGAGGCCCAGCCCTTCGAGGTGTTGATGCAGTTCCTGTACACAGACAAGATCCAGTACCCGCGCAGAG GTCACGTCCAGGATGTTCTGCTAATCATGGATGTCTACAAGCTGGCTCTGAGCTTCAAGTTGTCGCGGCTTGAGCAGCTGTGTGTGCAGTACATCGAGGCGTCAGTGGACCTCCAGAACGTTCTGAGCGTGTGCGAACAAGCCAACAAGCTGCAGCTGGATCAGCTCAAG GAGCACTGTCTTAACTTTGTGGTGAAGGAGACTCACTTTAACCAGGTGATCATGACCAAGGAGTTTGAGCACCTGTCCACCCCTCTGATCGTGGAGATAGTCCGGCGAAAGCAGCAGCCCCCCCCCAGGGTGTACTCTGATCAGCCCGTGGACATCGGCACCTCCCTGGTGCAGGACATGAAGGCCTACTTGGAGGGCGGCGGCCTGGACTTCTGTGACATCGTCCTGCTATTGGACGGACACCCGCGGCCCGCCCATAAAGCTATACTAGCTGCACGCTCAAG CTACTTTGAGGCGATGTTCCGTTCCTTCATGCCCGAGGACGGCCAGGTGAACATCTCCATCGGGGAGATGGTGCCCAGCAAGCAGGCCTTTGAGTCCATGCTCCGCTATATCTACTACGGCGATGTTAACATGCCTCCGGAAGACTCTCT CTACCTGTTCGCAGCGCCATATTACTATGGTTTCTCCAACAACAGGCTACAGGCCTACTGCAAGCAGAACCTGGAGATGAATGTGACGGTGGAGAACGTCCTCCAG ATCCTGGAGGCGGCGGACAAGACCCAGGCCTGGGACATGAAGAAGCACTGCCTGCACATCATCGTCCACCAGTTCATCAAG gtGTCCAAGCTCCCCAACCTGAGGTCACTCAGCCAGCTGCTGCTGCTGGACATCATCGAGTCTCTTGCCTCACACATATCAGACAAGCAGTGTGCAGAGATGGGCTCCGACATCTAG
- the lztr1 gene encoding leucine-zipper-like transcriptional regulator 1 isoform X2, translated as MTNSVSANSSSNCISIIPGWVAFDLEGTVLLWTAKRRLVGCDGYVTMSCKSTKVAPSVDFDHSCSDSVEYLTLNFGPFETVHRWRRLPPCDEFVGARRSKHTVVAYRDAIYVFGGDNGKNMLNDLLRFDVKDCSWCRAFTTGTPPAPRYHHSAVVYGSSMFVFGGYTGDIYSNSNLKNKNDLFEYKFATGQWTEWKVEGSLPVARSAHGATVYSDKLWIFAGYDGNARLNDMWTISLQDREHACWEEIEQSGEIPPSCCNFPVAVCRDKMFVFSGQSGAKITNNLFQFEFKGHMWTRIPTEHLLRGSPPPPQRRYGHTMVAFDRHLYVFGGAADNTLPNELHSYDVDSQTWEVIQPSLDSEDPLGNEMTSSQGSILMPSGRLFHAAAVIQDAMYIFGGTVDNNVRSGEMYRFQFSCYPKCTLHEDYGKLFENRQFCDVEFILGEREERVLGHIAIVTARCQWLRKKILQARDRRRQRIKQQENSEEGGEEGAGAGGARDIPGGTRTSGNQPMLEVHIREAEAQPFEVLMQFLYTDKIQYPRRGHVQDVLLIMDVYKLALSFKLSRLEQLCVQYIEASVDLQNVLSVCEQANKLQLDQLKEHCLNFVVKETHFNQVIMTKEFEHLSTPLIVEIVRRKQQPPPRVYSDQPVDIGTSLVQDMKAYLEGGGLDFCDIVLLLDGHPRPAHKAILAARSSYFEAMFRSFMPEDGQVNISIGEMVPSKQAFESMLRYIYYGDVNMPPEDSLYLFAAPYYYGFSNNRLQAYCKQNLEMNVTVENVLQFRVLLFRSWRRRTRPRPGT; from the exons ATGACAAACAGTGTATCTGCAAATTCATCTAGTAACTGTATCAGCATAATCCCAGGGTGGGTGGCTTTTGACCTAGAGGGCACGGTCTTGCTATGGACAGCTAAGAGGAGATTGGTCGGATGTGATGGTTATGTAACAATGTCTTGTAAATCCACCAAAGTTGCACCAAGTGTTGATTTCGATCATAGCTGCTCGGACAGTGTGGAATATTTGACACTTAATTTCGGCCCATTCGAGACTGTCCATCGCTGGAGAAGGCTCCCACCGTGTGATGAGTTTGTCGGTGCCAG ACGCAGCAAGCACACTGTTGTGGCATACAGGGATGCCATATATGTATTCGGGGGAGATAATGG GAAAAACATGCTGAATGACTTGTTGCGCTTCGATGTGAAGGACTGCTCATGGTGCCG AGCCTTTACCACTGGCACGCCACCTGCACCCAGGTATCACCATTCTGCCGTGGTGTATGGCAGCAGCATGTTTGTGTTTG GGGGCTACACTGGCGATATCTACTCAAACTCCAATCTTAAAAACAAAAATGACCTTTTTGAGTACAAGTTTGCAACAGGACAGTGGACGGAGTGGAAAGTGGAGGGCAG TTTGCCTGTGGCCAGGTCAGCACATGGTGCCACAGTGTACAGTGATAAGCTATGGATATTTGCTGGCTACGATGGAAATGCCAG GTTAAATGACATGTGGACCATCAGTCTTCAGGACCGAGAGCATGCTTGTTGGGAGGAG ATTGAACAGAGCGGTGAGATCCCTCCCTCCTGCTGCAACTTCCCTGTAGCCGTGTGCAGGGACAAGATGTTTGTGTTCTCCGGCCAGAGTGGTGCCAAGATCACCAACAACCTCTTCCAGTTTGAGTTCAAGGGCCACAT GTGGACACGCATCCCGACTGAACACCTGCTGCGGGGCTCTCCCCCGCCCCCCCAGAGGCGCTATGGCCACACCATGGTGGCCTTCGACCGTCACCTGTACGTGTTTGGAGGCGCGGCCGACAACACGCTGCCCAACGAGCTGCACTCCTACGACGTGGACTCCCAGACCTGGGAGGTGATCCAGCCCAGCCTGGACAGCGAG GATCCCCTTGGAAACGAGATGACCTCATCTCAAGGGTCAATCCTG atgCCCAGTGGAAGACTTTTCCATGCGGCCGCTGTGATCCAGGATGCCATGTACATCTTTGGGGGAACGGTGGACAATAATGTGCGCAGCGGGGAGATGTACAGATTCCAG TTTTCTTGCTACCCAAAGTGCACGCTCCACGAGGACTATGGCAAGCTGTTTGAGAACCGTCAGTTTTGCGATGTGGAGTTCATCCTGGGAGAG agggaggagagagtccttggtCATATTGCCATCGTGACTGCAAGATGCCAGTGGCTGAGAAAGAAGATCCTGCAGGCCCGGGATAGACGGAGACAG AGGATTAAACAACAGGAGAACAGTGAGGAGGGGGGCGAGGAGGGGGCGGGGGCCGGAGGTGCCAGGGATATCCCAGGGGGCACCAGGACTTCGGGGAACCAACCCATGCTGGAGGTGCACATCAGAGAGGCCGAGGCCCAGCCCTTCGAGGTGTTGATGCAGTTCCTGTACACAGACAAGATCCAGTACCCGCGCAGAG GTCACGTCCAGGATGTTCTGCTAATCATGGATGTCTACAAGCTGGCTCTGAGCTTCAAGTTGTCGCGGCTTGAGCAGCTGTGTGTGCAGTACATCGAGGCGTCAGTGGACCTCCAGAACGTTCTGAGCGTGTGCGAACAAGCCAACAAGCTGCAGCTGGATCAGCTCAAG GAGCACTGTCTTAACTTTGTGGTGAAGGAGACTCACTTTAACCAGGTGATCATGACCAAGGAGTTTGAGCACCTGTCCACCCCTCTGATCGTGGAGATAGTCCGGCGAAAGCAGCAGCCCCCCCCCAGGGTGTACTCTGATCAGCCCGTGGACATCGGCACCTCCCTGGTGCAGGACATGAAGGCCTACTTGGAGGGCGGCGGCCTGGACTTCTGTGACATCGTCCTGCTATTGGACGGACACCCGCGGCCCGCCCATAAAGCTATACTAGCTGCACGCTCAAG CTACTTTGAGGCGATGTTCCGTTCCTTCATGCCCGAGGACGGCCAGGTGAACATCTCCATCGGGGAGATGGTGCCCAGCAAGCAGGCCTTTGAGTCCATGCTCCGCTATATCTACTACGGCGATGTTAACATGCCTCCGGAAGACTCTCT CTACCTGTTCGCAGCGCCATATTACTATGGTTTCTCCAACAACAGGCTACAGGCCTACTGCAAGCAGAACCTGGAGATGAATGTGACGGTGGAGAACGTCCTCCAG TTCCGTGTCCTTCTTTTCAGATCCTGGAGGCGGCGGACAAGACCCAGGCCTGGGACATGA
- the gal3st1a gene encoding galactosylceramide sulfotransferase, producing MVVKQGRQWRSMCKGLVLGALLTSCMILLYCLSAPQVHFNLPEVPVPYSCAHQPAQAHATPFTNGSQHAAGQTGLCTPKVDVMFMKTHKTASSTLLNILFRFGEKHRLKFAFPDSRNDFFYPSPFQRSQVKDYRPGMCFNILCNHMRFNAPEVAKVLPTDTSYITILRDPAELFESSFHYFGRLVPMTWKIPGKDKVGEFLRDPRHYFDPDGFNSFYLKNLLFFDFGQDNTLELGDPRVEEGIRAIAGCFQLVMLVEHFEESLILLMDALCWEMDDLLFFKLNARKGSTVSKLTPELRAKALEWNAVDWRLYQHFNATFWRKVEAYGHQRMADDVAELRRRNAEMAAVCIEGGHAVDADSIQETVMQPWQPIGEKSIMGYNLKKNVDKAHLKLCRKMLTPELQYLTELGVNLWITKLWGHVRDMINW from the exons ATGGTTGTCAAACAGGGGAGGCAATGGAGGTCGATGTGCAAAGGCCTTGTCCTGGGTGCCCTACTTACCAGCTGTATGATCCTGCTCTACTGCCTTTCTGCTCCACAGGTCCACTTCAACCTGCCCGA GGTGCCAGTGCCTTACTCCTGCGCTCATCAGCCTGCTCAAGCCCACGCCACACCATTCACAAATGGCTCCCAGCATGCCGCGGGACAGACGGGCCTCTGCACTCCCAAAGTGGATGTCATGTTCATGAAGACCCACAAGACGGCCAGCAGCACGCTCCTCAACATCCTCTTCCGTTTCGGAGAAAAGCACAGGCTCAAGTTTGCCTTTCCAGACAGCCGTAATGACTTCTTCTACCCATCCCCATTCCAACGCTCCCAGGTCAAGGACTACAGGCCTGGCATGTGCTTCAATATCTTATGCAACCACATGCGCTTCAATGCACCGGAGGTGGCCAAGGTGCTCCCCACAGACACCTCCTACATCACCATCCTCAGAGACCCGGCTGAGCTCTTTGAATCCTCCTTCCACTACTTTGGCCGCCTGGTGCCCATGACCTGGAAAATACCAGGCAAGGACAAGGTGGGGGAGTTCCTGCGCGACCCCCGCCACTACTTTGACCCTGATGGCTTCAACTCCTTCTACCTCAAGAATCTTCTGTTCTTCGACTTCGGGCAGGACAACACTCTGGAGCTGGGCGACCCGAGGGTGGAGGAGGGCATCCGGGCCATCGCAGGCTGCTTCCAGCTGGTCATGCTGGTGGAGCACTTTGAGGAGTCCCTCATCCTGCTCATGGACGCCCTCTGTTGGGAGATGGACGACCTGCTCTTCTTCAAGCTCAACGCCCGGAAGGGCTCCACCGTGTCCAAACTGACCCCAGAGTTGAGGGCCAAGGCCCTGGAGTGGAACGCCGTGGACTGGAGGCTTTACCAACACTTCAATGCCACCTTCTGGAGGAAGGTGGAGGCATACGGGCACCAGCGGATGGCTGACGACGTGGCGGAGCTCCGGAGGAGGAATGCAGAGATGGCGGCCGTCTGTATTGAGGGAGGGCATGCTGTGGATGCAGATAGCATCCAGGAGACAGTCATGCAGCCCTGGCAGCCCATCGGGGAGAAGTCCATCATGGGCTACAACCTGAAAAAGAACGTGGACAAGGCTCACCTCAAGCTGTGCCGTAAGATGCTCACACCCGAGTTGCAATACCTGACAGAGCTGGGGGTCAACCTGTGGATCACTAAGCTGTGGGGGCATGTGAGAGACATGATCAACTGGTGA